A single region of the Vicia villosa cultivar HV-30 ecotype Madison, WI linkage group LG4, Vvil1.0, whole genome shotgun sequence genome encodes:
- the LOC131596782 gene encoding uncharacterized protein LOC131596782 has protein sequence MEKKVTFKIVLIILVLSYAYVAAVPSTRLSMTKEMDIDLQVKEDLVMDLGYNNEKLFDMKDEFEEGRMMMDISDYPGTGPNHRHDPKPPGKA, from the exons ATGGAGAAGAAAGTCACCTTCAAAATTGTGCTTATTATTTTGGTTCTTTCCTATGCATATGTTGCTGCTGTACCTTCAACTA GGCTCTCCATGACCAAAGAGATGGATATTGATCTTCAGGTTAAG GAGGATTTGGTTATggacttaggctat AATAATGAGAAGCTCTTTGACATGAAGGATGAGTttgaagaaggaagaatgatgaTGGATATTTCAGATTATCCTGGCACAGGACCAAATCATCGTCATGACCCAAAACCTCCTGGAAAAGCATGA